One window of the Solanum stenotomum isolate F172 chromosome 11, ASM1918654v1, whole genome shotgun sequence genome contains the following:
- the LOC125845590 gene encoding disease resistance protein RPH8A-like — protein MFFDRKMSLINFSSVFQHLYVLYLEMCVDKNPQPHLVPDAIGSLYHLKFLRLRGRIHDLPTSIGNLKNLQTLVVNGYSCKLPQETADLINLGHLDARYSESLKHLSKLTSLQVLKGVYCDQWKDVDPVDLVNLRELTMCSIWNSYSLKNISSLKNLSTLRLFCERDELYTSPFPSLEFLYSCENLQKLWLKGRVEKLPLFPNSITMMVLWQSRLMEDPMPILGKLPNLKDLILQEAYKGKEIMCSNNTFSQLESLRLYDLSNLERWHLDTSAMPLIKGLHIHACPELKEIPKRMKDVEEKLNMVELYKHM, from the coding sequence ATGTTCTTCGATCGTAAGATGAGTCTCATAAATTTCAGTAGTGTGTTCCAACATCTCTATGTGTTATACTTGGAGATGTGTGTTGACAAGAATCCACAGCCACATTTAGTTCCTGATGCCATAGGAAGTTTGTACCACCTCAAGTTCTTAAGATTGAGAGGTCGTATCCAtgatcttcccacttccattggCAACCTCAAGAATCTACAGACACTTGTTGTCAATGGATACTCTTGCAAACTACCCCAAGAGACAGCTGACCTAATAAATCTAGGACATTTAGATGCTCGGTATTCAGAATCTCTGAAACATCTAAGCAAACTCACTAGCCTTCAAGTTCTTAAAGGCGTTTATTGTGATCAGTGGAAAGATGTTGACCCTGTTGATTTAGTCAACCTTCGAGAATTAACCATGTGTAGTATTTGGAACTCTTACTCCCTAAAGAACATTAGCAGCTTGAAAAACCTTAGCACTCTCAGATTGTTTTGTGAACGTGATGAATTATACACATCTCCATTCCCATCCCTTGAATTTCTTTATTCTTGTGAAAATCTGCAGAAATTGTGGTTAAAAGGGAGAGTAGAGAAACTGCCTCTGTTTCCAAATTCCATCACAATGATGGTTCTTTGGCAGTCAAGACTCATGGAGGATCCGATGCCTATTTTGGGAAAGTTGCCAAACCTAAAAGATCTCATATTACAAGAAGcttataaaggaaaagaaataatgtgCAGCAATAACACCTTCAGTCAACTAGAGTCCCTTCGTCTTTATGATCTTTCAAACCTAGAACGATGGCATTTAGACACAAGTGCCATGCCTCTCATTAAAGGTCTTCATATCCATGCTTGTCCAGAGCTGAAGGAGATTCCAAAGAGAATGAAAGATGTTGAAGAGAAATTAAATATGGTGGAGCTTTACAAGCATATGTGA
- the LOC125845674 gene encoding disease resistance protein RPP13-like: MAEALVSFAVQKLGDLLIQQVSLRKNLREEVTLLRNELLLMQSFLKDAEQKRSGDEGVEQWVLEINSIAYDVITILKTYSIEAGKCASCLKVCACICRKKSYNVTKEIQSLKQRITDISVKREIYDITNTINYNAGKGTSNKVRTLRRTTSYVDDQDYIFVGLQDVVQTLVYELLKAEPRRSVLSIYGMGGLGKTTLARKLYINPNIASSFPTRAWICVSQEYNTMDLLSTIIKSIQGRTKVTLDLLESMPEGDLEIYLRDLLTERKYLVVVDDVRQKEVWENLQRAFPDSKNGSRVIITTPKKDVAERADNRGFVYELRFLTQEESWDLFRRKLLDVRAMTFTMERVAKNMVGKCRGLPLAIVVLSGLLSHKKGLDEWQKVKDHLWKINVEDEFIEISSILSLSYNDLSTALKQCFLYFGIFPEDQVIEAENIIRLWMAEGFIPRGEERMEDVAEGYLNELIRRSLIQVVHTFWERVTACRVHDLLHDLAIQEASETCHS, translated from the exons atggcTGAGGCCTTGGTATCATTTGCAGTTCAAAAATTGGGTGATCTACTCATACAACAAGTTTCCCTGCGTAAAAATCTAAGAGAAGAAGTTACATTGCTGCGAAACGAGCTTCTCTTAATGCAGTCTTTCCTCAAAGATGCAGAACAAAAGCGAAGTGGAGATGAAGGAGTTGAACAATGGGTGCTTGAGATCAACTCTATTGCTTATGACGTTATTACTATACTCAAGACTTATAGCATCGAGGCTGGTAAATGTGCTAGTTGTCTCAAGGTTTGCGCTTGCATCTGTAGGAAGAAATCCTACAATGTCACCAAAGAGATCCAATCACTCAAGCAACGAATCACGGATATCTCTGTGAAGCGAGAGATTTATGATATTACAAATACTATCAATTATAATGCAGGAAAAGGGACAAGTAATAAGGTTAGAACATTGAGGAGAACTACCTCATATGTGGATGACCAGGATTACATTTTTGTTGGACTTCAGGATGTTGTACAAACATTGGTATATGAACTTCTCAAAGCAGAGCCTCGTCGAAGCGTCCTCTCCATTTATGGAATGGGCGGTTTAGGCAAGACCACTCTTGCCAGAAAACTTTACATCAATCCTAATATTGCCTCTAGCTTCCCAACACGCGCTTGGATATGTGTTTCTCAAGAGTACAACACAATGGATCTTCTTTCGACTATCATAAAATCCATCCAAGGTCGCACCAAGGTAACTCTAGATTTGTTGGAAAGCATGCCAGAAGGAGATCTAGAAATTTATCTTCGTGATCTATTAACAGAACGCAAATACCTTGTGGTGGTTGATGATGTACGGCAGAAAGAAGTATGGGAGAATTTGCAAAGAGCATTCCCGGATAGCAAGAATGGCAGCAGAGTCATTATTACCACGCCCAAAAAGGATGTCGCTGAAAGAGCAGATAACAGAGGTTTTGTCTATGAACTTCGTTTCCTAACCCAAGAAGAAAGTTGGGATCTCTTTCGTAGGAAACTACTTGATGTTCGAGCAATGACCTTCACTATGGAGAGGGTAGCTAAGAATATGGTGGGAAAGTGTAGAGGCTTACCTCTTGCAATTGTTGTATTGAGCGGACTACTTTCGCATAAAAAGGGGCTAGATGAATGGCAAAAGGTGAAAGATCACCTTTGGAAGATCAATGTTGAAGATGAATTTATTGAAATCTCCTCCATACTATCATTAAGCTACAATGATTTGTCAACTGCGCTCAAGCAGTGTTTTCTCTACTTTGGTATTTTTCCAGAAGATCAAGTGATCGAGGCTGAAAACATAATACGGTTGTGGATGGCGGAGGGTTTCATACCAAGAGGGGAAGAAAGAATGGAGGATGTCGCTGAAGGCTACTTGAATGAGCTGATAAGACGAAGTTTGATACAAGTTGTACATACATTTTGGGAAAGAGTTACTGCATGTAGGGTTCATGATTTACTCCATGATCTTGCGATACAAGAGGCATCGGAG ACATGTCATTCATAG